The region GCATGAGGCCAAGTCACCATTGTTTGTTCATTAGCAGCTTCTTGAGGCTTCTGTTTAGACTCCTCTGTGATAGACGCATCACTTGTATTCACATCACTAAGATTTGAGCCCGTACTATTTGAACCAGTACTATCTGAGCCAGTTGTAATTGTTGGCTCAGTGTAACTGCCTTCAACAACTACATCCGGCTCTTCTTTGTGAAAATAAGAGTAGCCATCAAGTACATCTTGTACCGGGTGAAATTCTGCCATATAAAAGCAGCCACCAGGCTTTAAATTCTGCGCAATGATCTCAGCCCAGCGATTGAGATCCGGTAACCAACAAATAGCGCCATAAGAAGTGAATACAATATCAAATAAGTGAGTATTCTTTTGCTCGAGTGACGGTAATGATTGAGTACCAAACTCATAAATATCCGCACAAATAAACTCAGCCGCTAAATCACATTGAATGGCCAATTCTTTGGCTTTAGTAATGGCTACATTGGATAAATCAACACCGGTAACAATGGCACCTTTACGGGCCCAAGATAACGTATCGAGACCGAAATGGCATTGCAAATGTAGTAAGGATTTACCACTCACCTCAGTTAGCTCCGCGGATTCGATTTCTGTTAGTGAAGACTTACCAGCTAAAAAACTATCTACATCATAGAATGATGAATCAAAATGCACTTTTGCTCTTTCATTCCAAGCCTGTTTATTTATCGAGAGGTAATCCATAATTTCACCTAATTACAGTGGCAGTAAGCGACAAGTTATCTTGCAGTAACATCGTTTTAAGCGATGTTATTAATAAAATTTTTACTCATCAAATCAAGACTAGATCGAAATTAGATGAGTTAAGGTCTAATGGTAAACTAGATAATCATAGTTTGCTAATGTAAAAAAACCGACTATCAATAGTCGGCTTGTTTGATTACATTTTAAAGCTCTTAATTAAATAATAAGGCTTGAAAAAGCTTATTGGCTTAAAGTGAACTTTTGTACCTGCTCAGACATAGAACCTGCATCTTCTAAAAGCGTTTCATTCAGTTGACTAAGAGAAGTCGCAATATCGTGAGTTTGGCTATAAATCTCACTAATTTGCATGGCGTTTCGATTAACCTCTTCAGCTACTGCAGCTTGCTCATGTGTTGCTGAAGCAATTTGTTGATTCATGCTATCAATAATATCAATATGCTCAACGATTTGATTTAATTCTTGCCCTGCAAGTTCAACCTCGTTAACACTTTCTTCAGCACTGACCATGCCACGCTGCATTGTCTTAACCGCAAGGTGAGCTCCCGTTTTTAAGCGCTCTGTCATGCGTTTAATATCATCGGTTGATGATTGAGTTCTTTGTGCCAAGGTTCTGACTTCATCTGCTACAACAGCAAAACCACGACCTTGTTCACCAGCCCTTGCCGCTTCAATGGCTGCGTTTAATGCCAGTAAATTTGTTTGCTCAGAAATAGCACTAATGACTTCTAGGATCGTAGCGATAGAATGTACATCTTGATCTAAGGTTTCTAACGCTGTCGAGGCTTCACCAATTTCTTTAGCCAGTAATTTAATTGAATCAGCTGTTTTAGACACCCCAGCATTACCAATATTGGCTTCTTTATTCGCTGAAGATGATGCATCTGATGCTTGCACTGCATTCGCAGCGATCTGCGTTACAGTGGCACTCATCTCAGTCATTGCAGATGCAACTTGCTCAGCTTCAGAGTGCCCTTTTTCAACATCATGTTTCATACTGCTGGCATGGCCATTTACCTGCTCAACGACACTAACCAGCTGAGAGGCATTTTTCCTGACTTGTATAATCACACTCTCAAAGTCCGACATCATCGAGTTAAAAGCGATAGCAAGTTCACCAAATTCATCCGTTGAATCATGATTAATACGCGTACTCAAATCAAAGTTCTTACCAGCATGATTAACTCGGTTAAACAAATGATGCAAACTCTGATTCAAGTATTTAGAAACAGATAGACTCAACCAAATCAATAATACTAATGCGCTCGATAAAGCGATTAATGAACTCCACATATATTGAGTAGCTTCATCCAGTTTAACTTGGGTTAATTGGATTAACTCTTCAGCTAGATACTTCTCAAAATGGGTTAATACATTGATTCTGTTTGTGGAAATTTGAAACCACTCTTCAGGATTTTGATTGCTGATATCATTAACCACTTGGCTGAAAGCCACTTGCCTTAATGTCTCAACTGCATTAACTTCACGAGAA is a window of Shewanella donghaensis DNA encoding:
- a CDS encoding class I SAM-dependent methyltransferase, with the translated sequence MDYLSINKQAWNERAKVHFDSSFYDVDSFLAGKSSLTEIESAELTEVSGKSLLHLQCHFGLDTLSWARKGAIVTGVDLSNVAITKAKELAIQCDLAAEFICADIYEFGTQSLPSLEQKNTHLFDIVFTSYGAICWLPDLNRWAEIIAQNLKPGGCFYMAEFHPVQDVLDGYSYFHKEEPDVVVEGSYTEPTITTGSDSTGSNSTGSNLSDVNTSDASITEESKQKPQEAANEQTMVTWPHALSDVINALIKAGIRIDRVNEYPFSPYNCFENLQEKAPNQFHSIVKGQSIPMVFTITGTKA
- a CDS encoding methyl-accepting chemotaxis protein; translated protein: MKWITDLKTKHKLLLLIIPPLIICIIYGGMFVHNKYETKSELETVLSLSELAVINSALVHELQKERGMSAGFLGSQGQSFASLLPQQRLMTDRQISTFSNIPDIGEFPIQISSTLRNINNQLQQLQSMRRSVDSLSVSVAEEVKFYTGLNTALLSVVDETAMQSTSSELSLKLAAFGAFLQLKERAGIERAVLSTTFGQQGFKAGAFTKFVTLVAEQNTYGERFTALAIPDAAARFEQDSRSREVNAVETLRQVAFSQVVNDISNQNPEEWFQISTNRINVLTHFEKYLAEELIQLTQVKLDEATQYMWSSLIALSSALVLLIWLSLSVSKYLNQSLHHLFNRVNHAGKNFDLSTRINHDSTDEFGELAIAFNSMMSDFESVIIQVRKNASQLVSVVEQVNGHASSMKHDVEKGHSEAEQVASAMTEMSATVTQIAANAVQASDASSSANKEANIGNAGVSKTADSIKLLAKEIGEASTALETLDQDVHSIATILEVISAISEQTNLLALNAAIEAARAGEQGRGFAVVADEVRTLAQRTQSSTDDIKRMTERLKTGAHLAVKTMQRGMVSAEESVNEVELAGQELNQIVEHIDIIDSMNQQIASATHEQAAVAEEVNRNAMQISEIYSQTHDIATSLSQLNETLLEDAGSMSEQVQKFTLSQ